A region of the Myxococcus stipitatus DSM 14675 genome:
CCAGCATAACGCACGGACAGCCATTCCTTGTCCCCCTGGCGCAGGACGCGCTGTCCCGGGGCGTCCTCCAGCGTCCAGCCCTCGGGCAGCGCCGCACGCACCGTGGCGGCCGGCCAGTACACGAGCTGGAGGTCCCGAATCACGGTCCGGGATTGGAACTGCGCGGGCACCCGGGCGTCGCGCTCCTCTTCCAGACGGGCACCATCCCACTGGAGGGTGATGACCCGCTGGCTCAGCGCGAACCCGGCCAGCCGCACCGCGGAGGCATCTATCTCCACCAGGGCTTCCAGCGAGCGCGGGCCGCCCGGGTCCATTTCATGCGCGAAGCTCAGCTGTTGCGACAGGCTCACGCTGCCGCCGAAGTCCGACGGCGACAACGCGAGCGACGGCAACGCCACCTCCGGCGCCACGGGTCGTGGAGCCGGGGTGGCGCAGGAAGCAAGGCCGAGCAGGGCCAGGCTGACAATCAGGGCGCGCACAGCTTCTCGAGCACTCCGAGCCGACGCTTGCTGTCGGCCACGAAGGGGTTCTCCTTGTCCCACGCGTAGCCCGCGAGGATGGAGGAGATCATCTTGCGAATCTCGGGCGAGGAGTTGGGGTGGAAGATGACGTCCTGGAAGCCGCCCTCGTACCAGGACTCGACGAAGGTGCGGAACGTGTCCACGCCGGACTTGAGCGGCACCGCGTAGTCGCGCTCCCAGTCCACCGTCTCGCCCGCGAACGAACGGGCGATGCACCGGGCCGCGAGGC
Encoded here:
- a CDS encoding DUF3261 domain-containing protein, whose amino-acid sequence is MRALIVSLALLGLASCATPAPRPVAPEVALPSLALSPSDFGGSVSLSQQLSFAHEMDPGGPRSLEALVEIDASAVRLAGFALSQRVITLQWDGARLEEERDARVPAQFQSRTVIRDLQLVYWPAATVRAALPEGWTLEDAPGQRVLRQGDKEWLSVRYAGQPPWVGRAELVNLAEHYRLTIESRLSEE